TCCCCACATTGCCCACAAAGCGGTGACTGGGGTTGGTAGCAGTGCTGTTGTTGCTGCCACCCGAATTGGGGTCGCCAAAACTCCAGGTATAGGTATTGCCGCTACCCGGTGTGGTATTGGTAAAAAAGACGGGTACACTGGCACAACTGCCTGCAGGTGAAAACGTAAAGTCGGGGGTTGTTTTGGGTAAGTGGGTGATTTGAATGGTATCGTAAATGAATGTATTCCCCCCAACGGTCAGCGAGACTCTGTACCACTGCGGAGTGTTTACTGTGGCCGTGGCTATCGAACTAACTGTTGTCCAAGGTCCGGCAAGTGTTGCGGCGCTTTGCCATAAGTAACCCGGGCTGGTAGGGCCATTGGGCAGGTGGAGGCTGAGTTGGGTGCTGGTGCCGGGGCAAATGGCAAAGCCATTGCTGCTGCGGATGGTATCGGCCGGGCCGGGGGGCTGTGCCTTGGCGGTACCGATGGTGGCCCAAAAAATACACAGCAGGACCAATGCCCGCCATGTTGGTAGCAAGAAAAATACTCGGGTTAGCAGCATGCTGAAACAGCGTTAGTGTTGGTTGTATTGGGGTGCATATTGCAAAAACTACGCCGAACTATCCGGCAGCCATGTTTGGGGGTTGCTACCAGGGGGCATTGTATGCTTTTTGGTGAGGTTTTGTTGATTGCAGCTGGAAAATACACAATTACCTGTAATGACAATGCTGCTGGCAGGTATGGCCCGATGCCATGCCCATGCATTATGTAGGGCGTATGTAGGGAGTATCTGTGGGGATGGTTGGTAGAGACTCGACTAAAAAGAGCCAAAAGGGTTGCGTAAGTTGGCATGTTGGCCACTGTTTAAGAAAAGGTCGTGATTATACCCGGTATTACAAAAACGCAGTCTGGGCGAAGTTGGCGCTGGCTGCGAGGACTGCCCAGATTGGCCTGTGGGCAGATAAACAGCCGGTTGCGCCGTAGGAGTGGCGGTATATGCAGTAATGGTAATGGGGTATTTGCACTGATGATCATCCGGTGTTGTGTTGTCGGTAGCTGTTGTGGTGCTGTTGACAACACAAGGTTAATGCAAGGAAAAATTATTTGCAAAGGTGCTGGCCAGAAGTGGCCGAAGTGGCAGGATTGGATAGTTGTTGGCAGGTGGGGAGGATGGCACGTTGGTTGGTTTGGAGGTGTATAAGGAATGGCATGGGATTATGCCGGTATGGCTAAGGTGCTGCCGAGAAAGTGAGAAGGTATGTGAGCCACGAATCATGGAGGAGGTGCAGTACCATTCAGGGGCTTATATCCAATCGAGTCTTTCTTTGGTGAGTGCATGAGTGGTTTCACCGGTATTGCGGGTGGAGGCGGGCTCAAAAAGCATCACCAGTACTTCTTCTTCGGCTACGGGTTTGTGTGGGGTTCCTTTGGGTACAATGATGCATTCGTCTTTGCCCAGTGTCACTGTTTTGTCGCGGAATTCAATGGTCAGATTGCCGCCGATCACCATAAACATTTCGTCTTCATCGTCGTGTTGGTGCCATACAAACTCGCCTTTGAAGCGGGCCAGTTTGATGTATTGGCCGTTGAGTTCACCCACAATTTTGGGAGACCAGTGTTCGGAGAAGCAGTTGAATTTTTCCTGGAGATCGATCTTGTGCATGGTCAAAAAAATGAGATTGAATTCCTGTTGGAGGAAATGTTGCAGAAGTACAAATGAATGAGAGCCTGCATTGGTATTCCTGTCAAAATCTTGTTGGAGTCAAAATTATGCTCCTATGTTGTCAATACCTAT
The Phnomibacter ginsenosidimutans genome window above contains:
- a CDS encoding cupin domain-containing protein, producing the protein MHKIDLQEKFNCFSEHWSPKIVGELNGQYIKLARFKGEFVWHQHDDEDEMFMVIGGNLTIEFRDKTVTLGKDECIIVPKGTPHKPVAEEEVLVMLFEPASTRNTGETTHALTKERLDWI